The genome window gcctccacggtccggtatttccggcgccacctccccgccccagcctagtacctacagtgcctacactacgcactaggctaccagtgcgtctcctgagcccagttcctcctccacgcactctccctgtagtgcgtgtatctagcccggtgcctccagttccggcaccacgcacaaagcctcctgtgcgtctccagagccctgtacacgctgtatcttctccccctactaatcctgatgtgcttgtcctcagcccggtgtcaccagtgccggtacctcgcatcagttatagagtgggctttgagagtacagtgtgccctgtccctgctccccgcactagtaggaaggtgcttatccttagcccggtgcctccagttccggcaccacgcaccaggtctacagtgcgccgtatccggccagagccatccgtctccccagcgccatctgagccatccgtctccccagcgccatctgagccatccgtctccccagcgccatctgagccatccgtctccccagcgccatctgagccatccgtctccccagcgccatctgagccatccgtctccccagcgccgtctgagccatccgtctgcaatgagcctgcaaagccgcccgtctgccatgagcctgctaagccgcccgtctgccatgagcctacagagccgtctgccagacaggagccgctagagccgcacgccagacaggagccgctagagccgcacgccagacaggagccgctagagccgcccgccagacaggatctgccagagccgccaaccagacaggatctgccagagccgccaaccagacaggatctgccagagccgccagcgagccatgagcagccagagccgccagcgagccatgagaagccagagccgtcagagagccatgagcgtcgagagccgtcagcctgccatgagcgtcgagagccgtcagcctgccatgagcgtcgagagccgtcagcctgccatgagcgtcgagagccgtcagcctgccatgagcgtcgagagccgtcagcctgccatgagcgtcgagagccgtcagcctgccatgagcgtcgagagccgtcagcctgccatgagcgtcgagagccgtcagcctgccatgagcgtcgagagccgtcagcctgccatgagcgtcgagagccgtcagcctgccatgagcgtcgagagccgtcagcctgccatgagcgtcgagagccgtcagcctgccatgagcgtcgagagccgtcagcctgccatgagcgtcgagagccgtcagccagccatgagcgtcgagagccgtcagccaaccatgagcgtcgagagccgttcagtcaggatctgcctgagtatatcagccgggacctgccccttgtcccggtgctgccccttgtcccggtgctgccccttgtcccggtgctgccccttgtcccggtgctgccccttgtcccggtgctgccccttgtcccggtgctgccccttgtcccggtgctgccccttgtcccggtgctgccccttgtcccggtgctgccccttgtcccggtgctgccccttctcccggtgctgccccttctcccggtgctggccgttattttaggggatgttagttttagggtggtcattgggaggggtagacagaagcggggagtgactatggtggtgtggggacagcgtccagagcctgagccaccaccgtggtcaactgcccacccagaccctcccctggactttgtgctggtgcgcccggcgttcgcaccttgaggggggggttctgtaacggtcctgacctgttttatgttgtttttgtatgtgtttatggtcagggcgtgtgttttgggtgggcagtctatgttttctgtttctatgttggttttgggttgcctggtatggctcttaattagaggcaggtggtttgcgttttcctctaattaagagtcatatttaggtagggtgttctcactgtttgtttgtgggtgattgtcttccgtatctgtgttatgtcttgcaccatacgggactgttcggttgttcgtttcgtttcgatgtagtctgttcctgtccgtgagttttacgtgttagttatgtaagttcatgttcaggtttttcgtctacgtcgttttcttgttttgtaattttgaaagtgttttgtttttcgtgttgccatcgtcgtgtcaaataaaagatggcttatttcccgaatgctgcattttggtctgatgatccttctctcctctcctcgtccgaggaagaggagaacgacagcccttacagtaaCATTGACATTGATTAGTTGACATGTTTCATGTTAGCAAATAGTTTCCCAataaccttctcaattaaatgttaactgcaaagttgGCTTACCTAGCAGAAGTATATCATAAGTAATACGTATATCATTTGTTATTATTTGTTATTTGCTAAATTTGCCAGgaaatgagcagcagcagtacagaaccATTGCAAGACCAGCACATTATATGGCACATTCCTCACTGGCTAGATGCGCAATTGAAGGATCAAATACgcaattaaaggggaattacacTAATTACACAAAATGTTTACTTCTGGTGTGATTTAAGCATTGACATGGAATCAGAACATATAATTTCGTTGTTTCTCTATGACATTTGTAATTTTGAGCGATTTTTTAAAAATTTATTCTAAAACCAGGAAAAATAAAACCGGGAAATAATAATATGGGAAAATATAAAACAGAATTTGGAAAGAAATATTAAACATTTTATAGGGCCCCCCTTATAGTTGTTaattaaccattattttacctgGTATATTGACagaatacagtgcactactttctcttgtacaccAAGGACCCAGGGAAGAGTTGCAGGGGAGAGTAGAAGAGAAGAATGTGCCTATTTGAAATCtagaaaaaaatgtgtagctCGCGACATGTTTCATATTTTAAAAGTAGCTGTCATGCTAGAAcaggttggagacccctggtatACTGTACCAGCAAATTAGCCTACGTCTTCATTTACAGTCAACATGCCTTCTGTCCAGCGTACCACAACCAAACACCACCAAGTCTATTTACAGCAAATAACAAAGAGTAAAATATGGGGCAAATAAGGACTAATTTAATAAAATGTTATATTTATTGCTAATAAATCAACAGGTCAAACAAAATCAATTCAGAAATCACCAGTACATCATAATCTCACCATAATCAAATAAAATCATCTGGTTATTATTAGATAATTACATTGGGGAAATTAAGATTATTCCATTAGCAGTGCCTACAGTAAGCATTCTTACTGTcatttgtacaaaacaaagtataACATAGCCAGATCTAGATGAGAAAGTCAAATCAAGTGGTGGCATCAGaccactatcattttaaccaaATCCATTTTTTCTACACCCATGAAAAACAACATAACTTACATAGCAGGGGATTTGTtctgggagccatatttaagtgTGACGACTGCATGGACAGCAAACTTCATAGCAGACTCATCTAGAAGTATCAGTCACAATATAATAAGTAGAAAGatattcatttaaaaaatgttagttaacttttatttaactatatTTGAGGACATTCCACATTTAATTATGCCCTTCAGTTAAAATATGTCATTGATATTCAACACTATGGAAATGTTCATTAAACAAAGAGCAGGGTGCATAAACTTTTTAAGGACATAACAAAAGTCATAACACTGTTTCATTTTTAACAATGCTGTGTCAAAACTGTTTTGCAGTGTAACAATGCCGTGTTGTATGTAAAAGGTCACTCTATTCTTGATTAATGATCTCATGGCGTTAAACAAAGCCACTGACCAACACTGATTACaaggtttcccggacacagattaagtctAATCCTGGATTAAACCATGGAGTACCTGTTTATATAAAATgatatacacactaacaaaacccATAAATCCACTTTCATAGACCACCAAACCGATACAAACACACAggcattcacatacacacactgagtagCACCCTTTCTCACATGCACACTTGTGAAGGTGTTTTCATCTGGTGCTTCGAACTACAATACCTTCTGAGCATAACTGGTTGTGATTGAGATAGAGAGGGCTTATCATCAGTCTTCACTGACGGCTACAGTACAGCAGCTCCTTCTCAAACCCTGGTGGGGAATAACATCATGCCACGGAGCTGGGCTTCATCTCTGGCTCCGGTATGTGTAGGTTGGAAATCAATGTGATTTAAGATATATCCCACTGCCTAACTCTTCCATTCCTTCCCCAAAGACCAACCATTATTCAGTACTCTATAGAACATTACAACAATGACATAAAGAAAGATTAGAATCGAGAAAATAAAACAACATAACCATTAGTCTCTGTAAACATAAACCAAAGCAGATCTACATCTCGTTGACATGCATTAACCCAGGGGTCCCCAATTACATTCAGCCTTGGGCTGATTTTTCCTTGAGTCAGGGGGGCCGGAACGACTGATcgcaagaatcccaaacagatatagTATTTGACAAAAACAGAATCATTTCAAACCATTGATTACACAGGGATACGATCACATATGCCTCTATTTATTAGTGGAAATACTTGGGAAtggatttcctaaattaaaatcactttgaACTGATTTCCTGGTGATTTGACAATATTTGATGTCCCGTGGATCACCTTTTGGGGAACTTTGCATTAACCTCTAACCAATACTGGCCTCCAGCTCTTTTTCCAGTTCCATTTTCCCTTAGGGGATGGCTATTGACACCCTCCTGTTGGTGAATAGTGCATTGTTCTCATTCCCACAAATAGATTTCAGTGGGATTTGGTCTCTGAAAATATTATCTACTCATTGTTCGTATTGCCAGTTTTGGAAGGGAGCCAGCTGAAGTGATATCGTTCACGGGGAGTCAGAAGGTCCACGTCAAGTTTCTTCTGTTCTTTCTCACTGTCAACGGTCCTATACCCCAGCAAAGACATGGCGCCCTTACACACCTCCTGGATGTTCCTTACCTTGTCATGGGGTAAAGTAGTACGCCAAGCCTGAGAGACGTCTGCTGCGTTGCGGGAGGTGATTTGGAAGGCCTCCTTCTTGGTGCCCTTGCCCTTACCGTGGGTGACCTTATAGATCCACTCCTGTAGCGACTGTGTCATCTCCAGCCCCACAAACTGATACATACTGTCGATCTCTTGCAAGGGGTCTCTCACCATGTCCTCGTAGCGTACCATCTTGTAACGTCCACGTAGAAAGTCTGGAGGTTTGAGCATGGCCCTCTCGTGGATGCGGATGTGGCTGCGGCATATCTCCTGCATGACGCGATACTGTGTGTCATCCACCTTGGTGTTGCCTTGCTCCAGGACCAGGGCATTGTCCTTCACTAGGGCTTTGGCTGACTGCTCCCTGGAGCGCGCCACGGCCCGCGGGTCTCTCACCAGGTGGATGATGCGCAGGTCCAGAGTGGGGTCCTGCAGGAGAGGGTACAGGGAGTCCAGCTCAAAGAAGCGCACCTCTTTGAGCACCACATGGCTGTAGGTCCGACAGGCCTCTTCTGCCCCCTGCAGGCCAGGCCTGTCACACTTCCGCTTGCACTCTGTCTCGTTGCTGAAGAGGTGGCGGGGTGTGAGCTGGCAGGCAGGTGGAGAGCATAGGGCACGGCTGTGGCTCCACATAAAGAGGGCTGACATGTTGTGCTGTGCCGGAGTGTAGGCATCCATGACAGACATGTCACACTGGAAGACGCTGCGCATCAGGTCTCTCACCGCCATGCGCAGTGCCCGGGCTCCAGGCATCTGCAGAGTGGTCCACACATGCCACGATGGCTCCATCAGGTAGAAGACAGACGGATGCTGGCTGAACACCTGGCCCAGGAAGGAGGATCCAGACCGCCATGAGGACAGCAGGAGCACGTGGACCTTGCCCTGGGAAGGAGGGCTACCACAAGGGAGCTGGACATACCATCCAAACAGCAGCACCACGGCCACTCCCTGCAGAAGCAGCAGGAACACCACGGTCGGTGGCGTCAGTCTGAAGCGCGGCATGCCGGAGACTCTCTGTGTGAGCTGCTGGGAATTTATAGGAGGGTGAGAGggcccaagagagagagagagaaagagagagagagagaaagagagagagagagagagagagagagagagagagagagagagagagagagagagagagagagagagagagagagagaaagggcagggagagagagagagagagagagagaaagggcagggagagagaaagggcagggagagagaaagggcaggGAGAGAATAAGGAGAGGCATAttaagagtttcattccaaaacgctaCGTATACACATCTTCAGAAATGTTGGTCAATTTGTTTttattgttaaaaaaaatatgaaagagATGTGTGTTTTTAATCACGGCATAGACTAATCATGGCATAGAGTTGTTtcatgacagacatgtatttgtttaaaatctatcacttgatggtttcatttcagagagacaaataatcatgtttttttagcaaaatgctatatatctgcctcactgaGAAATAAGTTGTACTGCTACGTTTAATACAGTGAAACAAATAATGTAACAAATAAAAATTTTTTTTATAAAGGAATGTACGAATGAAACATTTTTGACATCaatatttttaaaaacttttttatAATTCAATACACCAATATCAGaactgtatgtaaaacatttacatttgacatttacatttgacatttcacTCTTTTAGCAGATTCTCTTATCCAGATTGACTTACAGTGAGTGCATTTATCTTAAGACAGTGGTTACCGACCGGATAATTGCGATCGACTGGTCGATCTTCAAGGTATTCCTAGTCgctcaccaaacatttctgtagaaaagccaacgaTAAAGCCATGCGCTGCTTTTAAAAATTTGTATTCATCTTTCGCTGTTGGTAGtaagtgcacttgattcagaagtcCTGAATTAGTTAGTCAGGGTTCAGTTAGTCAGGTTTCCCATTTTGAACTATTAAATTTGTCTggaggtacaaactctgcctaCCCGGCGGAACTTAATAGATAAATCCAGTGTACCTACTGCGCTGGCCAATCGGAAAGCTCAAATGACCGTTCTTACATTGCCAGTGTACCACAACCCCGCAGCAAAATTTGATACTAGCCTACTAgcctttattttttacatttattttgtaattttatttttacccccaatttcgtgatatcatattggtagttacagtcttgtcccatcgctgcaactcccgtacggactcgggagaggtgaaggtcgagagccatgcgtcccccgaaacacaaccactgcttcttgacacattgctcaccaatgtgtcggaggaaacaccgtacagctggctaccgaagtcagcgtgcacgtgcccggcccaccacaaggtgtcgctagagcgcgatgggacaaggacatcccagccagccaaaccctcccttaacccggacgatgctgggacaTTTGTGCACTGCCTCAATTGTGCACCGTCTCAcgggtcgtggccggctgcgacacagcccgggatcgaacccaggtctgtagtgaggcctctagcactgcgatgcagtgccttagactggtgcaccactcgggaggccccataaTTCATGAagtttaaaaccatgaccagagAGACACTGAATACACAGCAAAGAGCATAGAAGTAGGGATGCTGAAAAATATGAATTAaaagaaaataaatgtaaaaaaatgcttTTTAGAAAAAAAAgggagttcatgtttaagtttttattcagcactgtcaacactttcacaaaatgtgCTTCTCCCTTCTTCCACTTTgttgcagctgcaatgaatgagtagccaaATGTGTCGATAGGCCTGAgtttttgtttttattattaGCAGCGCGTTTGTGTATATTTTAATATAGAGGAATATTTCAATTTCTCTAGTCATggaaacaacatgaatttgtgcatgaggcagaaataatgcaatgcgagtttcgccatcaggtggaagactgTCCCATCTCTCTGGTCAGGGGAGTATTTATTCTGCTGATTCTGTTGCTaaacaaagtgggattaaaattgatttagtTGTACATTTTTctgtcattgatctacacaaaatactccagaGTGAGAATACAATtctacaaataaaaatgtataactaaaatatagttgttGCAAAAGTCGTCACCCCTTTTGTTGAGGCAAGCCTAAaatagttcaggagtaaaatttggcttaacaaatTACATAAATTACATGGACAAAGTTTGTGGTCATATGCACATCCTAAGGTGCTGGGCTAATAAATAATACCTGTAGAGAACAGGAAGGTCTGCAATTCACCGCTTTATTGATGACGTTTCGATCCGAACCAGATTTTCATAAGGTCAAACAGATTGAGTGGTCACATCCAAAATGTACACATTTCTCCTCACATGGCCATTACGCACATGACGCATGGTGGGTGTGGAAACAATTCAATTCACTTTTGCATAGTCCATCATAATTAATCACAAAAAGTACATATGGTCATAAAGCATTGTATacatttatacaacgggtgggtctaatcctgaatgctgattggttaaaaccgcattccagtcagtgtctataaattaccaccggctaaatctatgactttAAAAttcctatttactctgttcaatCTGAATGCGCAATCCACTGTCATCAGCACAGCCAGGCAATATTTtacttgatctccactattaaAAACATCTAAACATTACTCCACCTTTCTttgagactaacatttagttttcaacagcagagatttgtataaaccttgcggTCTGTCGATCTCCAGCATCCCATAGTCATGAACGTGTCGGGAATCGGGAAGAAACTGAAAGACAGGCAgcatttctcagccagtcgaaatcatgaatcaccTGGCAtcagtttttatggatatatacaaagaaatgtcaattgaaaaaagataaaacgaaacgaagtgcagctagtttgtagTCTTTCcatcttcagtttgaagtgattgcgttagctgtgttgttgactaGCTCCTCTGACGAGAGAGGACATTTTCGATGCCAGGCGAAATTGTGCCTCATTGGTTCATTGTTATGGatatatccaaataaatgtctctagaaaacagcttaaacaaatacaGCTATAGTTGTTATTTTGGCTgaactgtttgacgtgactgtaaattagccgtagttgactagctagcaagcaaaggaTAAGATCGTTGCCTTGCCAGAaagcaatggaacatttagaacgaacgagtGGGTttcgtccatagatacagaacaaaaagacaatGACTGGGTCACTTCTCTGGCAACCAAActgatagaacgaacgaccagtcGGTGTGGGTAGCAACCCGAGATTTGTGTCGGGAGTaaatcttgtggaaggatgaaatagtatgaataaattcatcaaaataacatttttaataaaaatcattatttgaatatgttggtaactgttaatggaatttatatgtttaaagtaatgattagaatattccaccctgaaactatataattgtatgaaattgattagaatcataaaattaTTATTCATGatttgtgtagttttagtcagtaaAAGCATAATTAATGATGTGtatagttttagtcagaattagggtaaaacaatatatcTGTACAATATATCTTTATagttaaacacagactgtctgagcaaaatTCAGTGCCGACCTTGCTAGGGGCCTCAGAGATTTGGGAGAGGgcagggagtacttctcacggTCGCCATAATCTTTGTCAGCTGGGTAGTGAtacagtatgtgcgtaggatacctactgtttgtgtatGAATGTAAGTGCGTAAGGAGCCAGTATGAAATGAATGGTTTTGTACAACAGACTAGCgctctcgtgaataaacattttgactatcatagctgggcctccgtctgtttcattcaaccagaatcttacaaattctgggttgcagactgagtagtttaattgaagtcgttaatgaacattgagaacataattctcgtaacagtaacccgttgtataaaagtgataatgccatcGAAGcctgtgtttggaggatatattggcacgattTGCACAAAAaccggcttctctggcattatcacttaaacaaAATCAGGCAGAGCTAAAACCTACAGTAGGCAACAAGAACTACTTGTATCCCTCTAATCATTTCATATCAATATATACAAAATGAACAAGTGGAGATCTGGATGGCAAGACAAATCAACTTGacattcagtaccagtcaaaagtttggacacacctactcattcaagagtttctttacttctacattgtagaataatagtgaaaacatcaaaactatgaaataacatatcaaaatacattttatatttaagattcttcaaagtagccaccctttgccttgacagctttgcacactcttggcattctctcaaccagcttcatgaggtagtcacctggaatgcatttcaaataacaggtgtttCTTGTTAACAGTTAACTtattgaatttctttccttcttaatgcatttgagccattcagttctgacaaggtaggggtgtgtgGCGGTTTCAGTGCCATGATCTTGGTAAGGCAGGGTTtacatatacaaacacacaccaccaGTCCACGTGAAGGGTTAACGcggtaaaaaaaaaagatcagGTACCGGCAGCGTTCCTGATACATAAAACTCAAACAAACAAAGTAAAGACGTCGTCATCAGTGGATAGTCCTCCACTCTTGGTCTTTGAGGTTCACTCTGTGTTGAAATCTTCAGTTCCTTTATTCTGGTAAACCTCCTTCTCCACCATATGCTCAGTCTCTCCAATAGCCTCCTCCTCGTTCGCCTGCAGGGGTCAAAGGAAAGACAAAGAAAGCAAACCCAGGGCGCGGTTAAGTAGAGGCCCTGATTGGTTTCACCTGTCTGCCGTTTAGTCTCTAATTACAACTGGAGACAGGTGTGGCTGTTCTGCTGCAGTCTGGCAGTTTCCCCTGAGCTGTCCATGGCCCTGCCTCTAGGGAATACTTCCCATTGCTGTCCGTGGTCCTGGCAGCCAGAAATCCCAGAAACATCGCAGGCACCTACTGTCCATCCACCACACAACCCCTGAAACCGCTACATACCTTCCCCCCCAGCATTGACCGTGTGGTCAGAGCGGTCGAAGAAAACATGGCATGCATACGGAACATGGCATCTGCATTACCATGTGTAGAACCCAAAATGGTGGACGCTCCGATTGTGGAACGGCTGGAGGCTGAGGAACCACCAGGTGATCCGGGCGTTAGTGTCCTTATTCTGCTTCATCCAGGTAAGGGGAGCGTGATCTGCCATCAGCACAAACTTGCGGCCCAAAACATAATAGTTAAAAAACTCCAGAGCCCATTTGATTGCCAAACACTCTTTTCCCACTGTTGCATATTTAGTTTTGTGGGGGATAAACTTATGGCTAATGTACAGCACAGGATGTTCCTCTTCCTCCACTTCCTGCGAGAGTACAGCTCCAATTCCAGTGTCCGATGCATCTGTCTGTACAATCAGAGGTTTCGAGAAATCCGGTGAACACAACACAGGGGCAGTGCATAAGGCCGTTTTCAGTTTCTGGAATGCCTCTTTGGCCACAGGGTTCCACTGTACCATGCGGCAGGTTTGGCCTTCCGGGTCAGGTCACACAGGGGTCCTGCAATGATTGCATAATCTTGGATGAAACGTGTAATAACCGGTTATTCCCAGGAATTACCTGTACCTCGAGGCTAATCCTGGATCACAGCGACCTTCTTCTCTTGTGGTTTGATCAACCCTCGCCCTATGGAATAGCCCAGATACTTTACTTCACATACTCCCAGCGTGCATTTCTTTGGGTTGGCTGTTGAGTCCTTCTTGCCGAAGGGCGTCGAGGACCGCTGTTAAATGGATTAGGTGCTCCTCCCACATGTGACTGTGGATTATCACATTGTCCAGGTAGGCTGCAGCATAGGATTGATGTGGCCACAAAATGCGGTCCATCAGCTTTTGAAACGTGGTGGAGGCTCCATGAAGTCCAAACACCCCCGGCTAGAAGAAACGTTGTATCACCCGTTCTTGTGTTTTCCCTCTCTGTAAATGTCCTCCCAACAAGTGGCTATGGGCCAGGTTCAGTACTGTAGGCCAAAACGGGGTAGAAACCAACAGCTGCTCCACGGTGACGTCATGGGACTTTGTGTCCTGGTATATAAGAGATGGTTTCTCATTGAAAAATGGCGAAAGGTGAGGACATGAGCAGGATTTACAGGTACCCCATCGATTACCTTGACATTCTGTCTGGCGTTCTGTAGTGTGGGGTCTGCCAGCTGAGCAGTACCGAACCTTCCCCTATACTGTGTTAACTCAGGAGGGAACATGTCATTGGCATCAGAATTTCCAAGCCCTTCGGGCCTgcgcttcctcttcctccatttcTAGCCCATTTATCCCCACTGGGTTTCCTGCCTCTTCGTCATTTCCTTCCCCTTCTTCTCCCAGGAGAACTCGAGTGTCGGCTACGGAAGTCGGCAGGTAAGTAGTAACTTGATCATTTTCTTTTCATAGGTCAGGGAGTTGTTTGGTAGCGGTTTCCTTTTCTTTTCACTGGAAAATGTGAAGGATGCCTGGCATGCTCTATTACTGGCACAGCCAGCTCCTTTGTCCTGTAGTCCGTCCCACAATTCTTGAAATATGGACAGTCGCGACCCAGTAGCACGGGGTATGGTAGGTTCTCAACCAACCCTAGGTTACTTCGGAACTGCCCTCTGGTGGTGTTAATCTCTAAATCTGTGGTTGGGTAAGTTTTGGTGTCCCCGTGTATACAGGTGATGTCCATGGTTGCAGCGGTAGTTCTCTGCGGCTGGGTTAATAGTGAAGGCATGATGAGGGAGACCAAGCTCCGGGAGTCTAGAAGAGCCTCAACTTCCTTCCCTTGGACCTGTACCCGACTGAGGTGCGGTGGGTGGCGGAGGGCTTGGACATGGGCAGAATGAGATGTCAACCTGCATAGGTTCCTCCTTCTTGGGACAGTTCCTTGTGATGTGTCCTATTTCGCCACAGCAGTAGCACTCTCGGATGTCAGTATCCACCCCTCTATTCCTTGTCTTTGCTTCATGTTGGAAAACACGGTTCTGGCGTCCAATTTTCCCATCCGCTCTTTGGATTT of Salvelinus fontinalis isolate EN_2023a chromosome 12, ASM2944872v1, whole genome shotgun sequence contains these proteins:
- the chst6 gene encoding carbohydrate sulfotransferase 6, which gives rise to MPRFRLTPPTVVFLLLLQGVAVVLLFGWYVQLPCGSPPSQGKVHVLLLSSWRSGSSFLGQVFSQHPSVFYLMEPSWHVWTTLQMPGARALRMAVRDLMRSVFQCDMSVMDAYTPAQHNMSALFMWSHSRALCSPPACQLTPRHLFSNETECKRKCDRPGLQGAEEACRTYSHVVLKEVRFFELDSLYPLLQDPTLDLRIIHLVRDPRAVARSREQSAKALVKDNALVLEQGNTKVDDTQYRVMQEICRSHIRIHERAMLKPPDFLRGRYKMVRYEDMVRDPLQEIDSMYQFVGLEMTQSLQEWIYKVTHGKGKGTKKEAFQITSRNAADVSQAWRTTLPHDKVRNIQEVCKGAMSLLGYRTVDSEKEQKKLDVDLLTPRERYHFSWLPSKTGNTNNE